From Pseudomonas hefeiensis, one genomic window encodes:
- a CDS encoding YceI family protein: MLKKTLAALAIGSALLSAGQAMAADYVVDKEGQHAFVDFKISHLGYSYITGTFKDIDGKFSFDAAKPEDSKIEFNVNTASVFTNHAERDKHIASADFLNASKFAKATFVSTSVKSTGKNADGKETADVTGDLTLLGVTKPVVVKATFLGEGKDPWGGYRAGFEGTTSIKRSDFGKQKDLGPTSDMVELYVSFEGVKAK, translated from the coding sequence ATGTTGAAAAAAACGCTCGCCGCCCTGGCAATCGGTTCTGCCCTGCTGTCGGCCGGCCAGGCCATGGCTGCCGATTATGTGGTCGACAAGGAAGGCCAGCACGCCTTCGTCGACTTCAAGATCAGCCACTTGGGCTATAGCTACATCACTGGTACCTTCAAGGACATCGACGGCAAGTTCAGCTTCGACGCCGCCAAGCCTGAAGACAGCAAGATCGAGTTCAACGTGAACACTGCCAGCGTATTCACCAACCACGCCGAGCGCGACAAGCACATCGCCAGTGCCGACTTCCTGAACGCGAGCAAATTCGCCAAGGCCACCTTCGTTTCCACCAGCGTCAAGTCCACCGGCAAAAACGCTGATGGCAAGGAAACTGCCGACGTGACCGGTGACCTGACCCTGCTGGGCGTGACCAAGCCTGTCGTGGTCAAAGCCACGTTCCTGGGTGAGGGCAAGGACCCTTGGGGCGGCTACCGTGCTGGCTTCGAAGGGACCACCAGCATCAAGCGTTCCGATTTCGGCAAGCAGAAAGACCTGGGCCCAACGTCCGACATGGTCGAGCTGTACGTTTCGTTTGAAGGTGTCAAAGCGAAATAA
- a CDS encoding cytochrome b: MQLRNSSSRYGWVSIVLHWAIALVVYGLFALGLWMVGLDYYDTWRKDAPDLHKSIGLVLLAAMLLRVCWRFVSPPPPTLETYGRLTRVSAKLGHSALYLGLFAVMIAGYLISTADGVGIPVFGLFEVPALVSGLPDQADIAGQIHFYLAWALVIFSGLHALAALKHHFIDRDATLKRMLGRQA, from the coding sequence ATGCAGCTACGCAACTCTTCTTCTCGCTATGGCTGGGTCAGCATCGTTTTGCACTGGGCCATTGCACTGGTGGTGTACGGGCTGTTCGCGCTGGGGCTGTGGATGGTCGGTCTGGACTACTACGACACCTGGCGCAAAGACGCGCCGGACCTGCACAAGAGCATTGGCCTGGTGCTGCTGGCGGCCATGTTGTTGCGGGTGTGCTGGCGTTTCGTCAGCCCGCCGCCCCCGACTCTGGAGACCTATGGGCGCCTGACCCGTGTCAGCGCCAAGCTCGGCCATAGCGCGCTGTATCTCGGGCTGTTCGCCGTGATGATTGCCGGTTACCTGATTTCCACCGCTGACGGTGTCGGGATTCCGGTGTTTGGTTTGTTTGAAGTTCCCGCGCTGGTGTCTGGGCTGCCTGATCAGGCAGACATTGCCGGCCAGATTCACTTCTACCTGGCATGGGCGCTGGTAATTTTCTCCGGCCTTCATGCGTTGGCAGCATTGAAACACCACTTTATCGACCGTGACGCGACCCTCAAGCGCATGCTGGGACGCCAAGCCTGA
- a CDS encoding flavin monoamine oxidase family protein has product MSAGWLRACALVVIGLFSVCALAKDKQPTVIVIGGGLAGLTAAYELQNKGWLVTLLEAKPSLGGRSGMATSEWIGNEKTQPVLNKYISTFKLSTTPAPEFVRTPSYLIDGTYLTTADLATKQPATAEALKRYEATLDDLARSIEDPQNPSANNTLHALDQISVSNWLDRLQLPATARQLVNQQIRTRYDEPSRLSLLYFAQQTRVYRGVSDRDLRAARLLGGSPVLAQAFVKQLKTIKTRSPVSAISQDKDGVTVKVGSVGYQADYVVLAVPLRALNKIQLTPALDARHQGAIKGTNYGWRDQIMLKFKTPVWDSKARMSGEIYSNTGLGMMWIEPAMKGGANVVVNLSGDNARVMQAFGDKQIADQVLIRLHAFYPKARGAFTGYEIRRYSTDPSMGGAYLAFGPGQISKYWRLWEMPLQRVAFAGEHTDTLYPGTLEGALRSGQRAASQVEDLAAGKSFEPAKVVPVAAAAVAGAVAAKKGNFFTNLFGGDSDKEPVKAAAPVAPAPAPAPVPAPAPVAPAKVEPVKKATAKPTAKKPAAKAPVKKAPAKKAAPVKKPAAKPAATETQAQ; this is encoded by the coding sequence ATGTCTGCTGGTTGGCTGCGCGCCTGTGCGCTGGTGGTGATTGGGCTTTTCAGCGTTTGTGCGCTGGCCAAGGACAAGCAACCGACGGTGATCGTCATCGGCGGCGGCCTGGCGGGGCTCACGGCGGCCTACGAGCTGCAGAACAAAGGCTGGCTGGTGACCCTGCTGGAAGCCAAGCCAAGCCTGGGCGGCCGTTCGGGCATGGCCACCAGCGAATGGATCGGCAACGAAAAGACTCAGCCGGTGCTGAACAAATACATCTCGACCTTCAAGCTGAGCACCACGCCGGCCCCGGAATTCGTGCGCACCCCCAGCTATCTGATCGACGGCACCTACCTCACCACTGCTGACCTGGCGACCAAGCAACCGGCCACGGCCGAAGCCCTTAAACGCTACGAAGCCACTCTGGACGACCTGGCGCGTTCCATTGAAGACCCGCAGAACCCATCGGCCAACAACACGTTGCACGCACTGGACCAGATCAGCGTCTCCAACTGGCTCGACCGACTGCAATTGCCGGCTACCGCGCGGCAGTTGGTAAACCAGCAGATTCGTACCCGTTATGACGAACCGTCGCGACTGTCGTTGCTGTATTTTGCCCAGCAGACCCGGGTCTATCGTGGTGTATCCGACCGTGACCTGCGCGCCGCGCGTCTGCTGGGTGGCAGCCCCGTGTTGGCCCAGGCCTTCGTCAAGCAACTGAAAACCATCAAGACCAGATCGCCCGTCTCGGCCATCTCCCAGGACAAGGACGGCGTCACCGTCAAGGTTGGCAGCGTCGGCTACCAAGCGGATTACGTCGTGCTGGCGGTGCCGTTGCGAGCCCTGAACAAAATCCAGCTGACCCCGGCCCTGGATGCCCGGCATCAGGGCGCGATCAAGGGCACCAACTACGGCTGGCGCGACCAGATCATGCTCAAGTTCAAGACCCCGGTCTGGGACAGCAAGGCGCGCATGTCGGGTGAGATCTACAGCAACACCGGCCTGGGCATGATGTGGATCGAGCCGGCCATGAAGGGCGGCGCCAATGTGGTCGTCAATCTGTCCGGCGACAACGCCCGAGTGATGCAGGCCTTTGGTGACAAGCAGATCGCCGATCAGGTGCTGATCCGCTTGCACGCATTTTATCCGAAGGCCCGGGGTGCCTTCACTGGTTATGAAATTCGTCGCTACAGCACCGACCCGTCCATGGGCGGCGCGTACCTGGCCTTTGGGCCGGGCCAGATCAGCAAGTACTGGCGTCTGTGGGAAATGCCGTTGCAGCGCGTAGCCTTTGCCGGTGAACACACCGACACCTTGTATCCAGGGACCCTGGAAGGCGCGTTGCGCAGTGGGCAGCGGGCGGCCAGCCAGGTTGAAGACCTGGCGGCGGGCAAATCGTTTGAGCCGGCCAAGGTCGTGCCGGTGGCCGCGGCAGCAGTTGCCGGTGCGGTGGCGGCGAAGAAGGGTAATTTCTTCACCAACCTGTTTGGCGGCGACTCGGACAAGGAGCCGGTCAAGGCCGCTGCGCCGGTTGCACCTGCTCCAGCACCCGCCCCGGTGCCAGCGCCTGCACCGGTCGCCCCGGCGAAAGTTGAGCCGGTGAAGAAGGCAACGGCCAAACCAACGGCCAAAAAGCCTGCGGCCAAGGCACCGGTTAAAAAAGCGCCTGCGAAGAAAGCCGCTCCGGTGAAGAAACCGGCGGCCAAGCCCGCGGCGACTGAGACCCAGGCGCAGTAA
- a CDS encoding adenosylmethionine--8-amino-7-oxononanoate transaminase — translation MGLNNQWMQRDLAVLWHPCTQMKDHEKLPLIPIKRGEGVWLEDFEGKRYLDAVSSWWVNVFGHANPRINQRIKDQVDQLEHVILAGFSHQPVIELSERLVKMTPEGLTRCFYADNGSSCIEVAMKMSFHYWINRGQPDKKRFVTLSNSYHGETIAAMSVGDVPLFTETYKALLLDTIKVPSPDCYHRPEGMGWEEHSRNLFAAMEQTLAEHHETVAAVIVEPLIQGAGGMRMYHPVYLKLLREACDRYGVHLIHDEIAVGFGRTGTMFACEQAGITPDFLCLSKALTGGYLPLAACVTTDEVYSAFYDDYPTLRAFLHSHSYTGNPLACAAALATLDIFEEDNVIENNKALAQRMASATAHLADHPNVAEVRQTGMVLAIEMVKDKASKTAYPWQERRGLTVFQHALERGALLRPLGSVVYFLPPYVITPEQIDFLAEVASEGIDIATRDKVSVAVPKDFHPGFRDPG, via the coding sequence ATGGGCCTGAATAACCAGTGGATGCAACGCGATCTCGCGGTGCTATGGCATCCTTGCACCCAGATGAAAGACCACGAAAAGCTGCCGCTGATCCCCATCAAGCGCGGTGAAGGCGTGTGGCTGGAAGACTTCGAAGGCAAGCGCTACCTCGATGCCGTCAGTTCCTGGTGGGTCAATGTGTTCGGCCATGCCAACCCGCGAATCAACCAACGCATCAAGGATCAGGTCGATCAACTGGAACATGTGATCCTCGCCGGCTTCAGCCACCAGCCGGTGATCGAACTGTCCGAACGTCTGGTGAAGATGACGCCCGAAGGCCTGACCCGGTGTTTCTACGCCGATAATGGCTCGTCCTGCATCGAAGTGGCGATGAAGATGAGCTTTCACTACTGGATCAATCGCGGCCAGCCGGATAAAAAGCGCTTCGTCACCCTGAGCAACAGTTACCACGGCGAGACCATCGCGGCGATGTCGGTGGGCGATGTGCCGCTGTTCACCGAAACCTACAAGGCGTTGCTGCTGGACACGATCAAGGTGCCGAGCCCCGATTGCTACCACCGCCCCGAAGGCATGGGCTGGGAAGAGCATTCGCGCAACCTGTTCGCAGCCATGGAGCAGACCTTGGCCGAACACCACGAGACCGTGGCCGCGGTGATCGTCGAGCCGCTGATCCAGGGCGCCGGTGGCATGCGCATGTATCACCCGGTGTACCTGAAACTGCTGCGCGAGGCTTGCGACCGCTATGGCGTGCATCTGATCCACGACGAAATCGCCGTTGGCTTCGGCCGCACCGGCACGATGTTCGCCTGTGAACAGGCCGGTATCACCCCGGACTTCCTCTGCCTGTCCAAGGCCCTGACCGGCGGCTACCTGCCGCTGGCGGCGTGCGTGACGACCGATGAGGTCTACAGCGCGTTCTACGATGACTACCCGACCCTGCGCGCCTTCCTGCATTCCCACAGCTACACGGGCAACCCGTTGGCCTGCGCGGCGGCCCTGGCGACGCTGGATATCTTCGAAGAAGACAACGTCATCGAAAACAACAAGGCCCTGGCCCAACGCATGGCAAGCGCCACCGCGCATCTGGCCGATCACCCGAACGTGGCCGAAGTGCGCCAGACCGGCATGGTCCTGGCCATCGAGATGGTCAAGGACAAGGCCAGCAAAACTGCGTATCCATGGCAGGAACGTCGTGGCCTGACGGTGTTCCAGCATGCCTTGGAACGCGGCGCGTTGCTGCGACCGCTAGGCAGCGTGGTGTATTTCCTGCCGCCGTATGTCATCACCCCCGAGCAAATCGACTTCCTGGCTGAAGTGGCCAGCGAGGGCATCGACATCGCCACCCGGGACAAGGTCAGCGTGGCGGTGCCGAAGGATTTTCATCCGGGGTTCCGGGATCCGGGCTGA
- a CDS encoding 16S rRNA (uracil(1498)-N(3))-methyltransferase, which translates to MRLSRFFIDTPLSLGAHELPEAQAHYIGRVLRMAEGDAVQVFDGSGQEFRGTLAEVGKKRVRVQLDEQFAGQVESPLRIHLGQGLSRGERMDWAIQKATELGVSEITPIFSERCEVRLKDERADKRLLHWRQVAISACEQCGRSTVPVIHPPLLLADWLKQTDAELKLVLHPVAEPLVSHARPSSLAFLIGPEGGLSDAEVEQAKTAGYHAARLGPRVLRTETAPVVALAVAQQLWGDF; encoded by the coding sequence ATGAGACTGTCCCGCTTCTTCATCGACACCCCCCTCAGCCTCGGCGCTCACGAACTGCCCGAAGCCCAGGCCCACTACATCGGTCGGGTGCTGCGTATGGCCGAGGGCGATGCGGTGCAGGTGTTCGACGGCTCTGGCCAGGAGTTTCGCGGCACCCTGGCCGAAGTCGGCAAGAAGCGTGTGCGTGTGCAGTTGGACGAGCAATTCGCCGGACAGGTTGAATCGCCCCTGCGCATCCATCTCGGCCAAGGGCTGTCCCGGGGCGAGCGCATGGACTGGGCGATCCAGAAAGCCACCGAACTGGGCGTCAGCGAGATCACGCCGATTTTCAGCGAGCGCTGCGAAGTGCGCCTCAAGGACGAACGCGCCGACAAGCGCCTGCTGCACTGGCGCCAAGTGGCGATCAGCGCTTGCGAGCAATGCGGGCGCTCCACCGTGCCGGTGATCCACCCGCCGCTGCTGCTGGCCGACTGGCTGAAGCAGACCGACGCCGAACTGAAACTGGTGCTGCACCCGGTGGCCGAGCCGCTGGTCAGCCATGCCAGACCGTCGAGCCTGGCCTTCCTGATCGGCCCCGAGGGCGGTTTGTCGGATGCCGAAGTTGAACAGGCCAAGACCGCCGGCTACCACGCAGCCCGCCTCGGCCCGCGTGTTCTGCGCACCGAAACCGCGCCAGTGGTGGCATTGGCCGTGGCGCAGCAGCTGTGGGGGGATTTCTAA
- the trhA gene encoding PAQR family membrane homeostasis protein TrhA, which produces MYHGERLNAWTHLVGAVAAFIGAVWLLVIAGMTGDPWKIVSVAIYGFTLLVLYSASTVYHSVRGRKKEIMQKVDHFSIYLLIAGSYTPFCLVTLRGPWGWTLFGIVWGLALIGILQEIKPRSEARILSIVIYAVMGWIVLVAVKPLLAALGSTGFAWLASGGVLYTVGIVFFALDHRLRHAHGIWHLFVIAGSLLHFVAILFYVL; this is translated from the coding sequence ATGTATCACGGAGAGCGACTCAACGCCTGGACCCACCTGGTCGGGGCGGTGGCGGCTTTTATCGGGGCGGTGTGGTTGTTGGTAATTGCCGGGATGACGGGCGATCCGTGGAAGATCGTCAGCGTGGCCATCTACGGCTTCACCTTGTTGGTGCTGTACAGCGCTTCGACGGTTTACCACAGCGTGCGCGGGCGCAAGAAAGAAATCATGCAGAAGGTCGATCATTTTTCGATCTATCTGCTGATTGCCGGCAGCTATACGCCGTTCTGCCTGGTCACCCTGCGCGGGCCATGGGGCTGGACCTTGTTCGGGATTGTCTGGGGGCTGGCGCTGATCGGGATCTTGCAGGAGATCAAGCCGCGCTCTGAAGCGCGAATCCTGTCGATCGTGATCTACGCGGTGATGGGCTGGATCGTGCTGGTGGCGGTCAAACCGTTATTGGCGGCCCTGGGCAGCACCGGATTTGCCTGGCTGGCCTCGGGCGGTGTCTTGTACACCGTCGGCATTGTCTTTTTCGCGCTGGACCATCGGTTGCGGCACGCCCATGGCATCTGGCATCTGTTCGTGATCGCCGGCAGTTTGCTGCACTTTGTGGCGATTTTGTTCTATGTGCTCTGA
- a CDS encoding LysR family transcriptional regulator produces MLIDEELTLKKLEVFLAFMRTGNLARAAAELQTSNVSVHRAIHSLESALRCPLFKHEGRNLTPLESAYVLEERTQKLIQDVVESVRLTREAAGFSAERFKLGSLYSLTVKTVPQLIMGLKIRRSELNIDLILGSNIDLLYKLKNMEVDAILISLDDSVNDPDCEHIELFSDDIFLATPADSPFAQRSEVDLAEVRDETFITLTQGFATHQDGIRVFKQAGFEPKVAMQVNDIFTLLSMVSSGVGYALLPGRIAAVYENRVKLIPLQERYRLQQRIGVVFLKAKERDPNLLALLAECRMYANRQV; encoded by the coding sequence ATGCTGATCGACGAAGAATTGACCCTGAAAAAACTCGAAGTGTTCCTGGCCTTCATGCGCACCGGCAATCTTGCGCGGGCGGCGGCCGAGTTGCAGACCAGCAACGTCAGCGTACACCGGGCCATTCACTCGTTGGAAAGCGCCTTGCGTTGCCCGTTGTTCAAGCACGAGGGCCGCAACCTCACGCCTCTGGAAAGCGCTTACGTGCTGGAAGAACGCACCCAGAAGCTGATTCAGGACGTGGTCGAAAGCGTGCGCCTGACCCGTGAAGCCGCCGGGTTTTCCGCAGAGCGGTTCAAGCTCGGCTCACTGTACTCACTGACGGTCAAGACCGTGCCGCAGTTGATCATGGGCCTGAAGATCCGCCGCAGCGAACTGAACATCGACCTGATTCTGGGCTCGAACATCGACCTGCTGTACAAGCTCAAGAACATGGAGGTGGACGCCATCCTGATCTCCCTGGACGACAGCGTGAACGACCCGGATTGCGAGCATATCGAGCTGTTTTCCGACGACATTTTTCTCGCCACGCCAGCCGACTCGCCCTTTGCCCAACGCAGCGAAGTCGATCTGGCCGAGGTGCGCGACGAGACGTTCATCACCCTGACCCAGGGTTTTGCCACGCACCAGGACGGTATCCGGGTGTTCAAGCAGGCAGGGTTCGAACCGAAGGTGGCGATGCAGGTCAACGATATCTTCACCCTGCTGAGCATGGTCAGCTCCGGGGTGGGTTATGCGTTGCTGCCTGGACGAATTGCGGCGGTGTATGAGAACCGGGTGAAACTGATCCCGTTGCAGGAAAGGTATCGGCTGCAGCAGCGCATTGGCGTGGTGTTCCTTAAAGCCAAGGAGCGTGATCCGAATTTGCTGGCGTTGTTGGCTGAGTGCCGGATGTATGCCAATCGCCAGGTTTGA
- the madM gene encoding malonate transporter subunit MadM: protein MYESMMKVITGYGLLSGFAIVGITMWVSYWISDTFTKGRLHGSAIAILLGLVLSYIGGAMTGGQKGVVDIPLLSGIGLLGGAMLRDFAIVATAFGVSVEELKRAGFVGVLALFVGVATSFIAGVGVAMAFGYTDAVSLTTIGAGAVTYIVGPVTGAAIGASSEVMALSIAAGLIKAILVMVATPFVAPLIGLNNPRSAVIFGGLMGTSSGVAGGLAATDPKLVPYGCLTAAFYTALGCLLGPSLLFLIMRGLMG, encoded by the coding sequence ATGTACGAATCAATGATGAAAGTGATCACCGGCTACGGTCTGCTCAGTGGCTTTGCGATTGTCGGCATCACCATGTGGGTGTCGTACTGGATCAGCGACACGTTCACCAAGGGCCGCCTGCACGGTTCGGCCATCGCGATTCTCCTGGGGTTGGTGCTGTCGTACATCGGCGGTGCGATGACCGGAGGGCAGAAGGGTGTAGTAGACATTCCGCTGCTCTCGGGCATCGGCCTGCTGGGCGGCGCCATGCTGCGGGACTTCGCCATTGTCGCCACGGCGTTTGGCGTGAGTGTCGAGGAACTCAAGCGCGCCGGTTTCGTCGGGGTGCTGGCGTTGTTCGTCGGGGTGGCCACCTCGTTCATCGCCGGTGTCGGAGTGGCGATGGCCTTCGGTTACACCGACGCGGTGAGCCTGACCACCATCGGCGCCGGAGCGGTGACCTACATTGTCGGGCCGGTCACTGGCGCGGCGATTGGTGCCAGTTCCGAGGTGATGGCGCTGTCCATCGCCGCCGGTTTGATCAAGGCGATCCTGGTGATGGTGGCGACGCCGTTCGTGGCACCTTTGATTGGCCTTAACAATCCGCGCAGTGCGGTGATCTTTGGCGGGTTGATGGGCACTTCCAGTGGCGTGGCCGGCGGCTTGGCGGCCACCGATCCGAAACTGGTGCCGTATGGTTGTCTGACGGCGGCGTTCTATACGGCGCTCGGGTGCTTGCTCGGGCCTTCGCTGTTGTTTCTGATCATGCGGGGGTTGATGGGGTAG
- the madL gene encoding malonate transporter subunit MadL: MIIYGVAFLAFCTLAGIFIGELLGKLIGVPANVGGVGIAMLLLIGLGSYLSKRGLFKGKSEAGVEFWSAIYIPIVVAMAAQQNVYGALKGGPMAILAGTLAVVIAFAMVPVLVRIGNKGPESDVSAKTVG, translated from the coding sequence ATGATTATTTACGGTGTGGCGTTTCTGGCCTTTTGTACCCTGGCGGGTATTTTCATCGGTGAGCTGCTGGGCAAGCTGATCGGCGTGCCGGCCAACGTCGGCGGTGTCGGCATTGCGATGCTGCTGTTGATCGGCCTGGGCAGTTACCTGAGCAAACGCGGGCTGTTCAAGGGCAAGTCCGAAGCCGGCGTGGAATTCTGGAGTGCGATCTACATTCCTATCGTGGTCGCGATGGCGGCCCAGCAAAACGTCTATGGCGCGCTCAAGGGCGGGCCAATGGCGATTCTGGCCGGGACCCTGGCGGTGGTGATTGCCTTTGCGATGGTGCCGGTGCTGGTGCGCATCGGCAACAAAGGGCCTGAAAGCGATGTTTCCGCCAAGACAGTCGGGTGA
- the mdcH gene encoding malonate decarboxylase subunit epsilon, with product MSSLLVFPGQGAQRAGMLQGVSPQLLEQAGEVLGENVRQLDSTEALQSTRAVQLCLLIAGVAAARQLLEQAPAPDYVAGLSIGAYPAAVVAGALEFDDALRLVSLRGELMQQAYPRGYGMTAIIGLELATVEALLAQVHSAMTPVYLANINADNQVVIAGSDQAMGIVAEKARSQGAAKACRLAVSVPSHCPLLEVPARTLAQAFADVPLKAPSLGYLSGSRARPMVNTDALREDLAFNMCRVVDWRGTVQSAYERGVRLQIELPPGAVLTGLARRVFEQGTVIAFDGARLDTLQTLLREEGRRRP from the coding sequence GTGAGCAGCCTTTTGGTATTCCCCGGCCAGGGTGCGCAGCGAGCGGGCATGCTCCAGGGCGTGTCGCCGCAACTGCTGGAACAGGCCGGTGAAGTGCTGGGGGAAAACGTACGACAGTTGGACAGCACCGAGGCGTTGCAGTCGACCCGGGCCGTGCAACTGTGTCTGTTGATTGCTGGTGTGGCAGCGGCCCGGCAATTGTTGGAGCAGGCACCTGCGCCGGATTACGTCGCGGGCCTGTCCATCGGCGCGTACCCGGCGGCGGTGGTGGCCGGTGCGCTGGAGTTCGATGATGCCTTGCGGCTGGTCAGTCTGCGGGGCGAACTGATGCAGCAGGCGTATCCGCGAGGCTATGGCATGACGGCGATCATCGGTCTTGAGCTTGCGACGGTGGAGGCGTTGCTCGCGCAGGTACACAGCGCCATGACGCCGGTTTACCTGGCCAACATCAATGCCGATAACCAGGTGGTCATTGCTGGCAGTGACCAGGCAATGGGTATCGTCGCCGAGAAGGCGCGCAGCCAAGGCGCCGCGAAAGCATGTCGGCTGGCGGTGAGCGTACCGTCCCACTGTCCATTGCTGGAGGTCCCGGCCCGGACACTGGCCCAGGCGTTCGCCGACGTGCCGTTGAAAGCGCCCTCGTTGGGTTATCTGAGCGGCAGTCGTGCCCGGCCCATGGTGAACACCGACGCCTTGCGTGAGGACCTGGCCTTCAACATGTGCCGCGTGGTGGACTGGCGCGGCACCGTGCAAAGCGCCTACGAGCGAGGCGTGCGGTTACAGATCGAACTGCCACCGGGTGCGGTTTTGACGGGACTGGCGCGTCGGGTGTTCGAGCAAGGCACCGTCATTGCTTTCGACGGTGCGCGCCTGGACACCTTGCAGACGTTGCTCAGAGAGGAGGGACGCCGCCGACCCTAA
- a CDS encoding malonate decarboxylase holo-ACP synthase: MSTFLAHDLLWGMTPQPLPADAPAWVIESLSLGQPVVVRRAMSTPGHIAVGVRGALREQRYATSMPVTAIQRRVRPEDLCHVALRRDLPALQALAQLRPMLDASGWIWGVSGSAGFELASGIEALHARSDLDLILRTPHPLDRIQARDLLTQLDGSTCAVDMQLQTPFGAVALREWAGAARRVLLKDNLQARLVTDPWQPALEQVA, from the coding sequence GTGAGCACGTTCCTGGCCCACGACCTGCTGTGGGGAATGACGCCACAGCCGTTGCCTGCGGATGCGCCGGCGTGGGTCATTGAGTCCCTCAGCCTTGGGCAACCGGTGGTGGTGCGGCGGGCGATGAGCACGCCGGGGCACATTGCCGTGGGCGTGCGCGGAGCCTTGCGGGAACAGCGTTACGCCACGTCGATGCCGGTGACGGCGATCCAGCGCCGGGTGCGCCCGGAGGATCTTTGCCATGTCGCATTGCGCCGTGACTTGCCGGCGTTGCAGGCGCTCGCTCAATTGCGGCCGATGCTGGATGCCAGCGGCTGGATCTGGGGCGTCAGCGGCAGCGCCGGATTTGAACTGGCCAGTGGCATCGAGGCGCTGCATGCGCGCAGTGACCTGGATTTGATCCTGCGCACACCGCATCCGCTGGATCGTATTCAGGCCCGGGATTTGTTGACGCAACTGGACGGTTCGACGTGCGCCGTAGACATGCAATTACAAACCCCCTTCGGCGCCGTCGCCCTGCGCGAGTGGGCCGGCGCGGCGCGGCGGGTATTGCTCAAGGATAATCTTCAGGCGCGTCTGGTGACTGATCCGTGGCAACCGGCGCTGGAGCAAGTGGCGTGA
- the mdcE gene encoding biotin-independent malonate decarboxylase subunit gamma produces MNSYSLRGLRWFAALSDGARPLGGLPASLKVADVTLGEQNVRLLAVVADPDSRFPRARNGEVGLLEGWGLAKAVDDAIDADRDASSKRALIAIVDVPSQAYGRREEALGIHQALAGAADSYARARLAGHPVIGLLVGKAMSGAFLAHGYQANRLIALRDPGVMVHAMGKASAARVTLRSVEELEALAASVPPMAYDIDSFASLGLLWETLSVEQIEQPNAADLARVRECLQQAINDVAGAPRDLSSRLGATHRAASSTVRQLLRAQW; encoded by the coding sequence ATGAATTCGTATTCGTTGAGAGGCTTGCGCTGGTTCGCGGCGCTGAGCGACGGCGCCAGGCCGTTGGGGGGACTGCCCGCTTCGCTGAAAGTGGCCGACGTCACACTGGGCGAGCAAAACGTGCGGCTGTTGGCGGTCGTGGCCGATCCCGATAGCCGTTTCCCTCGGGCCCGCAACGGTGAAGTCGGTTTGCTGGAAGGCTGGGGCTTGGCCAAGGCCGTGGATGACGCCATTGACGCCGACCGCGATGCGTCCAGCAAGCGCGCGCTGATCGCCATCGTCGATGTGCCGAGCCAGGCCTACGGTCGTCGCGAAGAAGCCCTCGGCATTCATCAGGCCCTGGCCGGTGCGGCGGACAGTTATGCCCGAGCGCGGCTGGCCGGGCATCCGGTGATTGGTTTGCTGGTGGGCAAGGCTATGTCCGGGGCATTCCTGGCCCACGGTTATCAGGCTAACCGGTTGATCGCCTTACGCGATCCAGGCGTGATGGTCCACGCCATGGGCAAGGCCTCGGCGGCGCGGGTGACCCTGCGCAGCGTCGAAGAGCTTGAAGCCTTGGCCGCCAGCGTGCCGCCGATGGCTTATGACATCGACAGCTTTGCCAGCCTCGGGTTGCTGTGGGAAACCTTGTCGGTGGAGCAGATTGAACAACCAAACGCAGCGGATCTGGCACGGGTCAGGGAGTGCTTGCAACAGGCGATCAACGACGTGGCAGGCGCGCCTCGGGACTTGAGCAGCCGCCTCGGGGCGACGCATCGTGCGGCCTCCAGCACCGTTCGCCAATTGTTGAGAGCGCAGTGGTGA